The nucleotide sequence TTTCTGGATTTTGGTCAACCTCCTCCCCACACATACACCAGGAACAGAAATTAATTACCTCAGCTTTCACGtacttccctttcctccttcttgtCAGGACCTGTAACAGAAGGAtgcaacatttttaaagttttgataTAAAAGTAACTTTATCCGGTTTTGACTTTGGAAACACAAACTTGGAGCTGCCTGTTCCCTATCCTTCCAACGTGAGGTAGGTACAAACGAGGTTGTTTGTCACTTTTAACTACTTTAAACCAGGAAGCACTTAGTTCACCTCTGTGAATTGTTCCCAGTACTTGTTTTCCGGGTGACACCCTTCAGCTGTAACCTGAAACAGTGACAGTGTGCCCATCACCAGTTTCCCACCTCACAGGTCTGAAAGAGCAAGCCAATTTACAAAGGAAGACTTTCCATTACAATCCAAACACGTGTGCTGTTACTTCCCAAACTGTTACCAGCACTAGACTGCTTGGCAGCTTTGCTGGAACTTACCAGGACGACAATTGCAGCCACTATTGCCACTACTACCACAACAATGACAGCAATGAGGCCGGGAGTCAGGGACTTCATGGAAAACTCTGGTGCTATTTCATCAACGTAGTAGACCACTGTCTTCTCAAACTTCACCGGCTCGTTGTCAATGCTGACGTTTAGCCCAGCATTATTATGAAAGATGGACTGACCTTTCACCTAAAGCAGATGGGAAAAGACAGACTTGCTCATTCACATTTATCTCATCACAGGAATAATTCACCTGGCTtcagccagcacacagccaaGACTCCCGAGTGCAGTGCAAGACACAAACCCAGCCTCTGGTAGACTTGACCCATGACACACTTACATCTTTCTCAAAGTAGTAGGCCACATCAGCTATATCCACATCTCCACTTGATTTGATTGAGGAATTTTGCTTCAAATCAATGGTAATGTAAGGGttttcatactgaaaaaaaaatataatgtgGTGTTAAGAAAGAGGTACTTTAAATACAGCTTTTGAATATTCACCTAAACATTATGATCCAGTTTGTGAACTTGTATCCTGGATGAAGTTTACGGTTCTTGAACTCAAGCCCAGCTATTTACAGTAGGATTCAAATTCCACTTCACTTTTAGCAAAGCAAAGAAGTTATTTACAGTCTAAGGAGAGCAGTGTCATTTCTCAGCTGTATCTGAACAGAAATGCTATTTGCTAACTGCTCACCATTTTGAGAGCTTCTACTAGAACTCATGCTGTATTCCACTAACCAAACAGGAGTTTTTGAAGTTACTCAGAACAAAATGAAGTTCTGATACTTTACTAAACTTTCTGTGCCCCTTACCAGAACATTGGTTATGTAGCGGCGATCCAGCTGGTAACGACTGGTAATGGTATCTCTGAAAAATCTGCAAGGACAGGAAAGCCATGGCTGTAAAACCACTATTTTTTCACATATATCATTTAACAAGTAGAGAAGACTGGTgtaattgttttcttctgcagtctCCGTGGTGGGTGGATCTCAGCTAGCATCTAAACCCTCACTTAGTCTTTCACTCACTTCCCCCAGCAGGATCAGGAAAAGAATCAGAAGGgcaaaagcaaagggaaaaaaaccaaacaaccctCATCAGTTAAAATAAAGACAGTCTGGGAAGTGAAAGGGCTGGGTGGGGGAAATACAAAACCTCAAGTGATGTAAAGCAATCAGTCATCACTGACAGGTCAAAGTCCAGCCAACCTCTGAGCAGTGGCTACTTGGGAAAAACTTTCCCCCAGATTTATTGCTGAACATGGCATTATCCAATATAGGCTATCTGTTCAGTCGATTCAGGTCAGCCTAtccccctcccagcctcttGCCCATCCCAACCCTACTCACTGGGGCAGCAGAGAGTCAGTCTGAGAAGGCCTTAGCAGTATGTAAGtgctgttcagcagcagctaAAACACTGGTGAATTAATCAACACCATTTTGGTCACTGGTCTAAAACACAGCACCACACCAACTGCTACCAAGGAAATGAACTCTGCCCCAACCAAACCCAGTGCACTCTCTTCATACTAGAGTTCAACTAACCCTTAACAGTGAAGACGCATGTACTGTAAAATAAACACCTGTGTTAAGACAAAAGAGCTTTACCAGTTTGAAGAGTTCAGAAGAAGAGCTAGAGTGAAGCAGCTTTTGTTCTGGAAAGGAGGTGATCTAATAGCTACAAGTGGGGttttaacaaaatgaaaaaaaaaaaaaaaaaaagaaagaaaaaaggcttaactctcattttcctcctgctgcttctaCGTAGCCATTCAGCCATTTTTGTCAGTTTACTTCCTGAACAGTTTCATCCATtatcttccatttcttttagCATATTgaagggggggggaagaaaCTAGCAATCAATTTTAAATGGAAGGGAATCTCTTTAGCAGTTAATTTGTTTCCAACACAAATTAAAGCAATTCTATGAAGAATCTACAGCTTGCTTCTAAAATGTCTTACAAGTGAGTTCACAGGTCTGTCAGTGCTTTTAACAACTGTTTAGAAATACACTAGGTATCTACTAGGACATGCATACACTACCATAACATATTACTATGATCACTTACTTCTCTAAAGATTCAGCGTTCAGAGGAGCATTTCTCTCAGCATGTTTCATTTCAATGATGATCCACCTGAAGTACAATGAATATTCTTGAAGTACATGCAtataaaacacaacaaaaatatctAACCCGAGGCTAAAACACCAGAACAATGAGACAAAACCAGGGCACACAAAGTCTCTTCCAAACCCACTCAATATCTCcgtgcttctgaggaaaaatccCCAGCCAAGTAACCAAGTCTTGATTGCTCCATCTTCATTCATCCCCTGTGCATCATTCACACAAGGCAGAGCCTCACACAGGAATGTTTTCACGTCACAGCACACCCTGTCGAAAGACTTACATCGTTCTGACTAATTGGTTGCACTTCAAGTCTGCATCGTGTTTGTCAGTTCTCCTAACTCCAGCTGTATTCACACACCAACAGGTGGTTCCATTGCACTGCTTCGCCTTGAAAGCACCACTGTTTTCACATTCGGGATCGTAGAGACCATCGGTATCTTCAAATGCATCTTTCGGTTTCTCACGACGGCCCGACTTGGAGCCCATCACTTCTGCTTTCATCAGCAGGCATTTTGGAGTCACTAAAAATAACCAGAAAGCCGCGTTATGCCGCAGCAGAGCACGCATGTCCAAACCAGAGCTCTGAGACCGTACAAACACCAGGTTACATCAGCAGCGACCAGATTCGAAGCCATTACACGGAAGAGCAGATGTCTAATGTGTAGGTGGTGCATAAAATCAATACAACTGGGCTATGTCAGCCTCTCAAGGCAAAGGACAACAAGTCCAGCCTTAGGATTTACAGTTTCAATTTCTTACAGCTGAGCTTGAGCCCAGAGTGAAGTACTGTCACAAGGCTCTGTCCCCTCTAGATTTATAGGAAAAGTGAGGATATGCGCTTGTAAGGAAGCTAAACATTCATCTTCAAGAAATTCTTGTCACTGGAGAACAAATACTGAGGAGGAGACGTGAGCCTGCATCAGTAGGAGAGAAACCCTGAACGCTTCTCTTCCAACACCAGTTGACCTAGAAGACCAGCAAGAAGAACTCCTTCCTCGCCTCCATTGTTTGCTGGGAACCCAGTGGTCATTCCCACATATTCCCCGGCGCTCTGCGGGCTCGTTTCCGTATCACCCACCCGGCCGTGCCCTTTTACTCACGGGTGGAGCAGTCCACGGTGACTCCGGAGCCGATGGCTTGGCAGAGGCATCGGCCGTTGTTGTCCGTCCTGCAGTCGGTGACACGCTTGTTCTTCTCGCACACACACGCTGCAAGGGAAGCGCGGCCGTGAGCGGGCACCGCCACCTGACCGGAGGACAAAGCCGCCCCTGGCCGGCCGGGCGTGGCGTGCCCGCAGCCCCCGCGTCCCCtcggccgcccgcccgccctcccttcttccctccctccctcgctCCCTTCCCGAGAGCTGGGGCTCCCCTCGAGGCTCGGACAAAGGGGCGCTATCGGGGCCGGGGGCTGCTGCCCGCTAAGGGGGAATGGTGTCGCCGTTCGGCGGCACAGGGCACCCGGCGGAGCAGCCCTACGGAGAGCGGGGCCGGGAGGGAGTCCTGAGGCGGGGAGCTGGGTCAGAAGCGGGGCGCTCCGCGGACGGACGGACGGGTGCGGGCACTCACAGCTCCGGGCAGTGGCggcaaggcagagcagcagcagcgcaGCCCCGCAGAGCGGCTTCATGGCTGGGGCGGGCGGCGGAGAGGCCGGGGAAGGTGCTCGGGGACGCGGACAGAGCGGGAGCGGTGCGTgcgcggcagcggcggcggagCGCTGTGAGCCGCCCGACAGGTTCcgcaggtgctgctggctgcgCCGCGCCCTCCCGGCTCCGGTTACACCTGGGACGCGcggggggagcggcggcggcggcagcggctcCTCCCCCGGGCCCGGCGGGCGCGCTCTTAAACCACCGCCGCCCCCTCCTCCCGCCGCACCTGGGCGAAACTGGATGGGGCAGGGCGGGACCCGCTCCTGGCCTCAGCAGCGCCTCTCCTGCGGATGGGATGGGGGAGCGGCGCTGCGAGGGACGGCCCGAGGCGCGGCCGTGCTCGCTTCTTACCCGGGCTGTGAAACCGCCCCGCCTGGGCGGAGGGGCCGTGGCGGGCCGGGGCCCTGGCGGGGAGCCGGGAGACAGCGGCCCCCACCGCCGAGGGGAAAGTGTTACTCATCGCCGGGAGCTCCCGAGCGTGTTTGCCCTGTGACACACGGGTAGGGGAGCGGAGCCCGCGTCCCTCCCGGCTCGGGGCTTCCCGCGCCCGCCGCTGACCTTCAGAGCCCCGGGGCGGTCGCCAGGTCTCTGCCCTGGCCTGGTGGCCCCGGGATCTTCCCTCGGGACAGGCGGGGGGTGTTTCCACTCCCCCCTCGGCGAGCTGAGAGCAAGCCGGGAATACTCGCACTTTATACTGAGCTTTGTTCATATCCGGGGGGCCATGTGAAATATTCCGTGCTTGACATAAATTCTGATAATTCCtcagtaaattaaaaaacaaagcatttatctatataaaataaacactttcGTAAGGCTCTTCACTGGTCATGcgtttagtttttattttcgGTTTTGGTTCCTTTTGGGAATACATACTAGATGCCTCTACCTCAGGGTTGCTCTGAAGATTCGCTCCTGGTACTGCCGTAAACTCATTTCCTCGCTCGGGAAAGGGCAGTCCTGAGTGCTTTGTCTCTGAGCAGCGCAGCTTTGTGGGAACCTACAAAATGGGAGGTAGTGCCAGAGTCCTGCCAGGTTGCTGAGGAGGAAGCACGGGAAAGCTGGCTGCAGGCCTTAAGATGGCTTTCCAAAGTTAAAGCAATGTCAAAATGGAAGACAAAAGATGGGTATGGTACACTGGAAATGCTTTGTGAGCCTTGAGTTTATTTATTC is from Serinus canaria isolate serCan28SL12 chromosome 3, serCan2020, whole genome shotgun sequence and encodes:
- the EPCAM gene encoding epithelial cell adhesion molecule, giving the protein MKPLCGAALLLLCLAATARSSCVCEKNKRVTDCRTDNNGRCLCQAIGSGVTVDCSTLTPKCLLMKAEVMGSKSGRREKPKDAFEDTDGLYDPECENSGAFKAKQCNGTTCWCVNTAGVRRTDKHDADLKCNQLVRTMWIIIEMKHAERNAPLNAESLEKFFRDTITSRYQLDRRYITNVLYENPYITIDLKQNSSIKSSGDVDIADVAYYFEKDVKGQSIFHNNAGLNVSIDNEPVKFEKTVVYYVDEIAPEFSMKSLTPGLIAVIVVVVVAIVAAIVVLVLTRRRKGKYVKAEVKEMNEMHRGLNA